One genomic segment of Theobroma cacao cultivar B97-61/B2 chromosome 6, Criollo_cocoa_genome_V2, whole genome shotgun sequence includes these proteins:
- the LOC18597268 gene encoding mavicyanin: MAIVKMVMALVIMAASLGGKWVGAQVHHVVGGDRGWDPSSDVASWSSGRSFRVGDKIWFAYSAAQESIIELKSKDEYESCDVSNPIRMYTDGLDGIPLDGEGTRYFVSSKPESCKNGLKVNVEVLPSGTAVMEKPKVAASSENSISTMAAAAPTTPSGSVKIYGSFLLLSVALWLCLMASFTF; this comes from the exons ATGGCTATCGTGAAGATGGTGATGGCTCTGGTTATCATGGCAGCGAGCCTTGGAGGGAAGTGGGTCGGAGCCCAAGTGCACCATGTGGTCGGAGGTGACCGTGGGTGGGACCCTTCCTCTGACGTGGCATCTTGGTCCTCGGGTAGGAGCTTCAGGGTCGGAGACAAAATCT GGTTCGCCTACTCTGCAGCACAGGAGAGCATCATTGAGCTCAAGAGCAAGGATGAATACGAGTCGTGCGATGTAAGCAACCCCATAAGGATGTACACAGACGGCTTAGATGGAATCCCATTGGATGGGGAAGGGACCCGATACTTCGTAAGCAGCAAGCCTGAGAGCTGCAAGAACGGCCTAAAGGTAAACGTGGAGGTTCTGCCTTCCGGGACCGCTGTGATGGAGAAGCCCAAAGTTGCAGCGTCGTCAGAGAACTCCATTTCGACCATGGCTGCGGCGGCGCCCACTACCCCTTCCGGATCAGTTAAGATTTACGGAAGCTTTTTGTTGTTATCGGTTGCGCTTTGGCTTTGCCTTATGGCCTCCTTCACCTTTTAA